A section of the Subtercola frigoramans genome encodes:
- a CDS encoding NtaA/DmoA family FMN-dependent monooxygenase (This protein belongs to a clade of FMN-dependent monooxygenases, within a broader family of flavin-dependent oxidoreductases, the luciferase-like monooxygenase (LMM) family, some of whose members use coenzyme F420 rather than FMN.): MTKKITLGASQLMSVNFYSSAWTDRRNDTKSFATLAYWQEMARVLEAAHFDFLFFADVIGFPSDENGIPAAAIREAVQTPAHDPVTIVSGLAATVDKLNFVVTSSTTAERPFMLARRFGTLDHLTEGRIGWNIVNSDNQTALVKLLGLGEVTEHDTRYDRADEFVDAVTKLWEGSWEDDAVVFDQAGHTFADPEKVHSIAHHGRFFDVEGIFTVVPGPQRTPTLFQAGASSRGREFAARTAECVYMQEATVEAAQTTIRDVRERAARFGRRPDDIKILNGVSIVVADTEEEAASIRADLAAAPSTEALAMHFLGWTGINLLALDASKPLSQRSEFGHSTLDRYEDGPTVGEIIDGLRSSLGGLKITGTPESVAQQMIDMVEQTDLDGFLIEPNFGGPEEYRVFGEKVVPLLIERGFIDEQTEPTTLRQRLFGGSDGHINDRHRGAEFRVSQ; this comes from the coding sequence ATGACCAAAAAGATCACGCTCGGCGCAAGTCAACTGATGTCGGTGAACTTCTACAGCAGTGCCTGGACTGACCGTCGAAACGACACCAAGAGCTTCGCCACGCTCGCGTACTGGCAGGAGATGGCCCGCGTGCTCGAGGCCGCACACTTCGACTTCCTGTTCTTCGCCGATGTCATCGGTTTTCCCAGCGACGAGAACGGTATTCCAGCTGCGGCCATCCGCGAGGCTGTGCAGACTCCCGCCCACGACCCGGTCACCATCGTGAGCGGGCTCGCCGCCACAGTCGACAAGCTCAACTTCGTCGTGACATCGTCGACGACGGCGGAGCGCCCCTTCATGCTCGCCCGCAGATTCGGTACCCTCGATCACCTCACTGAGGGCAGAATCGGCTGGAACATCGTCAACTCCGACAACCAGACAGCCCTGGTGAAGCTTCTCGGGCTGGGCGAGGTGACGGAACATGACACGCGCTACGACCGAGCCGACGAGTTCGTCGATGCGGTCACCAAACTGTGGGAGGGCTCGTGGGAAGACGATGCCGTCGTCTTCGACCAGGCCGGGCACACCTTTGCAGACCCTGAGAAGGTCCACTCCATCGCCCACCACGGCCGGTTCTTCGACGTCGAGGGCATCTTCACCGTCGTGCCGGGGCCCCAGCGCACGCCGACACTCTTCCAGGCCGGAGCATCCAGTCGTGGCCGGGAGTTCGCTGCCCGAACCGCAGAGTGTGTCTATATGCAGGAGGCAACGGTCGAGGCGGCGCAGACGACGATCCGGGATGTTCGTGAACGTGCCGCCCGCTTCGGTCGCCGCCCCGATGACATCAAGATCCTCAACGGCGTCTCGATCGTCGTCGCCGACACCGAAGAAGAGGCAGCGAGCATCCGTGCCGATCTTGCCGCGGCGCCGAGCACCGAGGCTCTCGCGATGCACTTCCTGGGCTGGACCGGTATCAACCTGCTGGCACTCGATGCGAGCAAGCCGCTGTCGCAACGCTCGGAGTTCGGCCACAGTACCCTCGACCGCTACGAAGACGGGCCCACGGTGGGGGAGATCATCGACGGCCTGCGCAGTTCGCTGGGCGGCCTGAAGATCACCGGCACGCCGGAGAGCGTGGCCCAGCAGATGATCGACATGGTCGAGCAGACCGACCTCGACGGATTCCTCATCGAACCCAACTTCGGAGGCCCGGAGGAGTATCGCGTGTTCGGGGAGAAGGTCGTTCCGTTGTTGATCGAGCGAGGGTTCATCGACGAGCAGACCGAGCCGACCACGTTGCGCCAGCGACTCTTCGGTGGCAGCGATGGCCACATCAACGATCGTCATCGCGGCGCCGAGTTCCGGGTGTCACAATGA
- a CDS encoding nucleoside deaminase, with protein MTLERPTPREMLDVALAEAVTGAGEGGIPIGAALFVDGELLGSGHNRRVQLDSPIHHGETDCLMSAGRHPASVYARATMVTTLSPCDMCTGAILLYKIPHVVIGENTTFLGGEELLRSRGVTVTVLDDARCIDMMTAFIAAKPELWHEDISV; from the coding sequence ATGACGCTCGAGCGCCCCACACCGCGCGAGATGCTCGATGTCGCTCTCGCCGAAGCTGTCACCGGCGCAGGCGAGGGCGGCATCCCGATCGGTGCAGCCCTGTTCGTCGATGGTGAGTTGCTGGGCTCCGGCCACAACCGCAGGGTGCAGCTCGACAGCCCGATCCACCACGGCGAGACGGATTGCCTGATGAGCGCGGGGCGTCACCCGGCGAGTGTCTACGCGAGGGCGACGATGGTCACCACCTTGTCGCCGTGCGACATGTGCACCGGCGCCATTCTGCTCTACAAGATCCCGCATGTGGTCATCGGTGAGAACACCACCTTCCTGGGCGGTGAGGAGCTCCTGCGCTCGCGCGGAGTGACGGTGACGGTGCTCGATGATGCTCGGTGCATCGACATGATGACGGCATTCATCGCCGCGAAGCCGGAGCTCTGGCACGAAGACATCAGCGTCTGA